The sequence below is a genomic window from Sander lucioperca isolate FBNREF2018 chromosome 10, SLUC_FBN_1.2, whole genome shotgun sequence.
AGCCTGCAAAGCAGTCTGTATCAAAGACATGATAATTCAGCTTTTGACTCACTCAGTTACTATCACACAGTTGGATCTCTATCTCCAATGCACAAAAGATTCATTCAGTTTCACTCTATTCATTCCTCCCAACAATCATCTCTCTATTACCCTCGCACTTCTCCCACACTCTTGCACCCACTGACCCCCCCATCCAATTCCCTCCTCATTCGACCACAACACAGTGACCTCGCCCCAGCTGTTTCTCATTGGTCTTTCTGGTGATGAGAATGAGGTAATCAGACCATTTGATTGGATTATGCAGGGAAATCCCAGGGAAACCCCTCCCACCCTTTATGTTCATAGCAAAACATGAGTATCCAATTTCCAGTCTTGCCTGCGTGTTGCATCAGACAAAAACACGGTTAAATAGACATTTCCGCTGTGCTGGATCATTTCAGACGTTGGATTCCCTTTGCAGACAGCTTAACGGAGAGACACACCAGAGTGGATAAAGTTTTAGACAGTCTGGAGACAATAGTTTGAATTATTTACAGATCTTCAAGAGTGCAAGTTGATTTTTAAACTGTTTGAGTGGACAGAGGTGCAGCTTTTGATGCATCTGTTActtttttgaacttttttttttttaggttttttttctgtttttgtgtgcaaattTTTAGAATATGTTCAATAGCTTTTACTCTgaacacaataacacaataatCAGCTTTGAGTTGGATCAGGAAAAGCTTTGTCACTTCAGATTCCACCGGCCCAAAACACACTTAATAATCAGTCGAGCAAGAGAAAGGAAAAATGCTACTTAAAAGGAAGAGGTGAGCTTGATGCTGCAAGATGAGTGGGTCTGTTTTTGTAACATCACTGACacctgtctcttttctttcagaCCTACAATTGTCTCGGACGAGGAAAAATggtaagttttttttaatgaagtttAAAAAATTAGCTTGAGCGTTCTGTTTAAGTGGGTATTTATGCACATAAAACTGATTTGATCTCTGCCTGCTTTCTCCAAGCCAGGGTGTGGTCAACCCACAAGACTTTTGCATACTGGCTCAAGTGCACCAAATActcattaaaatgtatttcagttgAGTTTTGTATAGAAACTGTCctttttacacatacaaaccTTATGTACATATGTACAGTATCTTTTAAAAAGACCACGATGCATTCTTATCATTCTCATGTGTTGCGCGTACAGTAAATTATTCTGTCGTGCACTTATTaggttttttatgtttttctctcAGATCCTTTGTGATTAAAGTTATGTTGCACTCCGTGTATTCAGACAGCATGCTCTGTAAAACGAAGACACTTGTGCTTTTGTTGCATGCACATCCCCAGAGGCTCCTTCCgtagtctttttttctgtcccaTCTCTAGTTTCTCTCAACTCCTCCTCTGTCTTTTTGTGTCAcctttttctctcctccccACTCTTGtcaactcctcctcctccctttctgGACATCTTCAACTCTCCACCTCCCTGCATCTTGCCCATCCTCATTTTCATCCTCACGATCTTTCCTCATTTGCACTGTCGATTCTGTGTAAGTCTCTCAGCATTACCATCAGTGACACCAGAGACTATGCAAATATACTTTATTGCAGCCTTTACCGTGAAATATACTAAGGACAGATGCGTCTATAAGAATTGCATTAccattaatttaattatattcAAATACGATTCCTGCAAGATAAAACATAAACAACTAAGTTTATACAAAACACAGTAGTagatattattaattaatagcTTTCTCTAACTACTTCCATAGCCAATCCATCTTTGCAGCAGTGGCCTTCTTCATGAAGCACCTTGGAGTTAAAACCAGGGCAGTTGACAGTAAGAAGTCCAGAGGAGGCTTCTTCAGGAGACAGCTGGTAAAGGTAGGCTATCATCAACTATGTAGCAGGATAACATCCCTATCCTATTAACAAATAAGTCAGACAGGTCAATAAATTCACTGCGTTGTCCTCATAAAACCATTGTGGGGAAGCATTTGTGTTTCTGCAGCCCTCAAATTTGACTTGCTTTGACTTGGCTTATCTCGCTTCCTATCTGTTTTATCTTTTCAGAATAAGAAGGATGAATCCACAAAGGCCTTATCTTTTCAGATTAAGAAGGAAGAATCGACAAAAGCCAAGCCCAGAGGGGTGTTTCCTGGCATCCCCAGCTGGATTGCAGGCAACAACAGTATGTATCTGCTTTGTGTCTTAGCAAACATCACACATGAGCCCTATTATActgttatttttctcatatctAGTATTTCATTTCTGACAGTTTGTGAAGGATATTTGAAAGTATTTACAATCTCTAAATGTACACATGATATACATTTTACATGTATGTAAATATAATGACATTTAAAAGAACTATATGTAGTATATGGATGTCCATTAATGGTCTGGATATGAGAACATGTTGTCCTGCCCTTCTTTCCTGTTACAGCTGACGTCAAACCTAAAACGGAGGCTGAAGGTACTAGACGTCCAGAGTTCCCGACCCCTCCTTTTTTCTGTAGAATGGTCACATCCCTACTAATCAACCCATAAGCCTCCATAAGCATGTCTGCATGTCCCAAATCAAACTGGGAGGGGATGTGGGTGGAGCATTGTGTAGTTGTTCCTGGGTTTCAGGGTGGTTGTTTGAAGAATTagttgtactgtatattttgtaaTCACCAGAAAACCTCACACATCTCGTCCTCGGGTTGTGGGTGTTCTCTTGCACTGAACTAACCCTCTCATTAACTACAGAGGCCCTGATTGCACCATACtcatcctgtctgtctgtctcacaaaGTCTCTGTCCCTTTTTCACTGACTAAAGTGCTCTTGGGTCATGTTTTTCTGTATCAGCTTTATCTATGGTTCAGCTCTGTTAAACTTGTTGTATTCCTCCCCCTCTTTAGCGGAAAAGGAGAAAGTGACTCCGGAGCGTAAGGGTCCAGCTCCCGGCAGAGGCTCCTTGATCGACTCTGCAGCCCCTTCCCTCCCCAGCAAGAAGTCTTATCCCAGCGGAAGCATCTCCTCCGTGCCTGGGTTAGAGATCAGTGATGGGTCAGGCAACAACATCAGCACCGCCAACAGCCCCGAGTCTTCACACATGGACGGTAAGCCTGCCCATCAACTAGACTGTGTCATATGGAGTCTGGAGGTAATGACTTTATCAGTGTTTAATTATAATCACTTGATAATTTGATGAATACGACTCCGTGAGGCTGGATATACAGTAGGCAATGGTGCTTTGAGccaaatgctaatgtcagcatgctgacatgctcacaatgacaatgctaatgtTGATGTTTAGCAAATATAATGTTTATCATCTTCACCAGCTTGTGCTTTAAATGCATAATTTAATGTGATTTTGAATAATCAATTAAtagctgattttttttaaatgtaatagtTTATTAATTGCTTACAGTTAAACACTGAAAAAGTCTTGATTAGTCCAGTGGCACACTCAAGACTCAACAAGATAGCTGTTCAACTAATGTAACAAACCCTTAATAAACATGATATATATTTGGGCATATAAACAGTAACAGATTGTATGATACCAGCTTTCAAAGCGAAAATGTgccctttttttcttgtgtaaAAGATATAAATCTAAATAGACTTTATTTCTACATTGTTGTTGAAGAGATATACATTTGTTCATTTACTGGATGAAAGCACCAACTAATTATCTTTCAGCAGAAAAAAATTGCAAAACATAACCCCTCAAATCTATTTCTCCCCTTTTCTAATCTTCCAGGCATCTCAAGCAATCGCTTAGAGCCTCCGACCCTGTCAGACGGGGGCGATGTGTCCCCTGTCGTGCTGGGAGAAAGGCTTCCCGTCGGGGAGCCTCTCTTACCCATGGACAATCCTACAGAGGAAAACTTGGAGAAAGACAGGTGAGGAGGGTGGAGAGGTAGTAAGAAAATCAGTAGCATCCAGGGAGTGAGATTATAACTGCAGTATAGTGACTCAACAAGCGAGTATAAGAAATAACAGAGATTGTAATCAGAATATAATTAGACTGTATGGTAGGTGTAGAGACTGTATATATCTAATGACCAGGGTGGAAAAGGGGGAATGGATACATGTCTGAAGTGCTCAGGCTGAGGGAGCGTGGTAAAACTCCCCCAGCAGTCTGTCCCTGCTGTGTGCAAGCTTTTGTCATGCTGCCTGTTGCTCGCTAGCTAACAGAGCCTgcagatttgaaaaaaaaacctcatcaGGTGAACTCGGACCCAATCTTCCCTTCCAGCCCTTTGCCTTCCTCTCCCTCATGCCCTCTCTTCTTTTTCCTTCTCACAATGGCACGCGTGCTCTCTTCCTAATATCATTCTGTCCTATTTGTGTTCTTCTGTGTGCGTCGTGTTGTGCATCTCATAATGTTTACGTTctgacttgttttgttttattggaTTCAGGTACTTGTTCGTCAATACACTGGTAATTTCTTCTAGACTGAGACATTTGTAATTGTTATGGTTGTATTGCACTGATTGAAAATGAGGCTTTCTATGCTGCAACTTTCTACGCAGTAAACAAGTTTGGCATTTAGGTCAGACATTTTAGCTAACATATAGAAATGGTGATATTTTGTCTAAAGTTTGTcttaagctttaaaaaaaagcaagcaAGGTTTTAGACAAAGTAATTAATCTTCACATTGTGCTGTTATATAGTTAATAGTCAAAAGTGGCCAATAagtttcattttatattttagtttttgttgctCGCCCCGTGTGCTTTTCAAGGTGTCTGCGTCTATTGTGACCAGGGCCCGTCCTTTGTCCTGCTTGTctccacagtgtgtgcggtTACATGTTGTGCCAGGGGCTTTGGCATCTTATTTGGCATGCTACTCTGACAGTGGTTAGAACTAGTTTAGTATATCATGTTGGAGGGGTGTATTTGCATGTTATAGTTGCTACTGTGGCTAATAGTTGTTTAAAGGCGGCTGTGTAATGATGTGGTGTCCCGTGTTTTTACAGACGGAAGACAAGGTGGGTGTCAGCGccttgacagacagacagacagacagacatggacATGCTTCAGGCCTTATACTCATCACACAACATACAAACTAAACAAACAACACTTACATGCATACACACCTCACATTGAGCCCTGCACTTCTgatacacaacaaaaacacactaCATGGCTAAGTATGATATTCCTGGTGCGTGTGAAGCAATTGGAATAAGTTTGATTATTAagatcagttttgttttttgtttttgtggatgTGAATGCACGTTGTGTGGATTTGGAGAACTGTTGACATAAATGACCGTAAAGTTGCCTAACTGAAAACTTGTACAGACATTATGTAGAATCAATGCATGGCTACTTTCTTAACATACTGTTGTGCATTGGCTCCCAGTAACTCATAAGGAAATGTAGAAAGTGTTGGTAATCGAGTCCTACCATGTCTACAGTTTACAAAGCATACTTTATATTTTATAGTCTAACCAGTATGCATGTCATATGTCATAcatattcactcattttctctctttctcttatcTTTTGTTGATGTGATCTTTTTCCTCTGTgatcaactctttttttgtgtaaatCCTCTGTACCTTAAATCATTTATTCTCCTCACAATTTACACACATCTATGCACACTGACTGCATTTGACTTTGATACTTTCTCTTCTACTGTCCTCCccttcaaaaacattttttgttgttatttccaCTGCCTTTTGGTATCTCCTCTTTCCATTATCTCTTTGTTTCCTCCAACCATacttttgttcttgttttctcCTTGTCCTTCCTGTGgcctcttttccttttttttcttatccATCGGTCCTCTCTTGTGTTTGTTCCCTCCTTTTTATCCCAATTCCTCCTTCTCTTTATTCTGTCCCTATCTGTCCACATCCCGTCCTCATCCTCTCCCACCTTCCCTCCCTACAGTAAGAAAGTGACTCGTAGCGAGAGTGCCCGCGTGGACCGGCACTCCTCTCGGCGCCGTGGCTCTTCCCGGGCCAAACAGTCCCGCTCTCGTAGTGATGTGGACCTCCAGCCGCCTTCTACCTCGACAACAACACCTACCCCGCTTGTCCCCCAGCACCTCCATCCGTAAGATGGAAAAAACCCTCTAAATGCCTCTCTGATTGGAGAGGTGCACAGCAGGGACAGACAGGCTGTCAAACACTGTCAGCAGTGCAGCAGTCCTGAAATAATCAGAAAGCAGTTGAACAAAATAGTTGGTAATAATGAGAATATTGATGGATGAAATCCACCTGGCTCATTCAGAACTATTAGGTAGATCACTTTGAAAGGATATTTAAAGTAAATGATTTTTAAAGGGCAAATGTCCATTGCTTCATGTCGACACAAACTAAATTAATCAATCTGACTGGTTTTATGACTCATTATTCACTGTCAGATGGAACCGTTGACCGGTGCTGTGACCGACTGGGAGTGAGTAACAGTTACACAGCACTCTTATTTTCACTGAAAGGTCAATGTTAGGTCAATGTTGACCATTGGGTAATCATTAGGTGACAGCCCTTTATTAACAGTTAGTTTACTTGCTGTTAGTTGACAGTAAATCCACAACACAGTCAGTTGTACTTTGTCAGGACTCAGGGGACATATTGAAACATTAAAATATCCTGAGTAAGCCAACCAAGGTCTGGCTCAGTCAAATTCAATACACTTCTCTGTATATTTTCTTGAGCAATCCTTACAATGACAGCTGCTGTCATCATGGAGGTCAAGTGGAGAGCGGCTTTGGGCATATGGTAGTGGTATAACAACAAGACCAGAAGAACAGGACAAAATAAACACTTAAGTGTAGTGGTGTCgattaaagttaatgaattaatatattaataagcCCGTCACATGATGGTTACCGTGCAAGAGAAAACCACCATTACTTTTGTACTTTCCCATTTtaatcatagtttttttttctctgaagcACTAGTTTTAGCTAAAAAGCTTAAGTTTGATAGTCTATTCAAACTATTCCTATACTAATTATTTCCTGTTATCTGTCATCGTAAGATATTAATAGCTAGTCAGCTGGCTGATTTCGCAATACTAGCtgctatttatttaaaaatattcaTGTGAGGCTTTACTTGATACTGAAGCTAAGCTACAAGCCCAACAGGACATTGATACATACATAGCTTATCTGCTATATACTCTGGCTAGCCATTAAAACACCCTTGCATTATCTAATATTAAGACTTCCCTGGTGTGCATTTAGAAATGCAATGAGCTGTTCACAGCTACTGTTGTTCCACAGCCAACAACCTCCactatgtgtgagtgagtgtgttaatcACATCACTTGATAGCCACCTGGGTCATACTTGAATTACGTTGTGCAGTAGTAACCAGTCTAaatcaatcacacacaaaaattCTCCATTTTCCTTCCTTTCTCAGTTTCGAGGGACCAGTTTCACTTCCTGAAGGGCCCGGCCACTCCCCCACCAGCCCCTCCCCACAGCTGGAGGAGATGGAGCCCCGCTTCCTGGAGTTCGAGCATGACCCACCCAACTGGAGGGAGCTGGCTCCCCCTGAAGCCCTGTCCAGTCTCAGCAAGAAGGAGACCAAGAGGCAGGAGGTCATCAATGGTGAGGAGAAGAGAGATGAAGCAGCACATGATAAGAAGGAAACAGATGTGCAGATAAAATACAGTTGCAGTATAGGCAATCCTTCTTTTGAAGATGTTTTAGCATCTCTTATACCGTGTCtgctccctctcccctctcagAGTTGTTTGCAACTGAGCATGCCCATGTGCGGATGCTAAGTGTCCTTCAGATGATCTTCTCCAAGCCTTTGGAGAGGGAGGGGCTCCTGGCCTCCCCTGAGCTGGCCGCCATCTTCCCCAACCTTGATGAGATAATTGAAATGCACTGTAAGTGATGTTACAAAGAGGCCTTTTCTGACTTGTGTTTCTATCCTTTCAGAGTCAGACACATGAATTGGGAAGCCAGTGCTTTCCTTCCACACAACAAGCAAACTATTATACAGTGAATCTAAATGTGTACTCTGAATGTGAAGCttcttgtgtgtatttgttgccAGTGATAAAGGTAACTGCAATTACAACCAGTCTACTTCAACATTATATACTGTAAGTGGGTGCACAGTCAAGGATTAATTGCATCACTCACAAAAAACACTTGTTTGCTGTCGTATAAAGAAGAAGTGCTCACTGTATTTTAtatgtacattttgtatttgtttgccTATGGCTGTGAATCCAGATAACTTCTACGAGAACCTGAAGAAACTGCGTTTAGATGACAACTTCATAGTCAAATCTATCAGCACCACAGTGCTCAACAGAGTGAGTCATCGTAATCGTTCTCTTTATATTGTCctatctctcttttctctcagtATGTGTGTTGCTTCTGGGAAAACTCCAACAGATATGTGCTGACAATTTTATTCAACATAACTTGCCAATAGTCTGATTTAGTTGGTTTATCAAGTCTGAAAGCTATCTATGAAAGTAAAATATTGGCTATAACAGTTAGTTATATTAGTTGCCAGTCTTTACTCTGTACATTTTCCAGCTCTTTCCCCATCTGCCCATTGCTTTATTCATTTACTTTTGGCTATCACAATACAGTgtgattttttgtgtgtgtgtgtgtgtgtgtgtgtgcgtgcgtatgcaTGCTTTCCAGTTTGGAGGTACAGAAGGGGAGTGGTTCCAGAAATTGACAGCCCGGTTCTGCAGTCACCAGTCATGGGCCTTGGACCAGATCAAAAGCAGGCAGAAGAAAGAGCCACGTTTCAACTCCTTCATACTGGTATACAGCCGtagagcgcacacacacacacacacacacacacacacacacacacacacacacacacacacacacacacacacacacacacacacacacacacacacacacacacacacacacacacacattgtattattgttgtttttaccttgtaaagcactttggtcaaccaagttgtttttaaacgtgctatataaataaattgacttggcattgacaacaaacacacacacacacacacacacacacacacacacacacacagactattaaagttttaaaagaaAGACACACGTGGATGCACTCACAGATGCATGGACATGCAAGTGGTCACATAGGtggtcatgtgtgtgtgcgtgtgtgctttaATCCCAGGAGGCAGAGAGTAAGCCCCAGTGCCGCAGGCTGCAGCTCAAGGATATCATTCCCATAGAGATGCAGAGACTGACCAAATACCCGTTG
It includes:
- the arhgef1b gene encoding rho guanine nucleotide exchange factor 1b isoform X5 — translated: MLLKRKRPTIVSDEEKCQSIFAAVAFFMKHLGVKTRAVDSKKSRGGFFRRQLVKNKKDESTKALSFQIKKEESTKAKPRGVFPGIPSWIAGNTDVKPKTEAEAEKEKVTPERKGPAPGRGSLIDSAAPSLPSKKSYPSGSISSVPGLEISDGSGNNISTANSPESSHMDGISSNRLEPPTLSDGGDVSPVVLGERLPVGEPLLPMDNPTEENLEKDRRKTSKKVTRSESARVDRHSSRRRGSSRAKQSRSRSDVDLQPPSTSTTTPTPLVPQHLHPFEGPVSLPEGPGHSPTSPSPQLEEMEPRFLEFEHDPPNWRELAPPEALSSLSKKETKRQEVINELFATEHAHVRMLSVLQMIFSKPLEREGLLASPELAAIFPNLDEIIEMHYNFYENLKKLRLDDNFIVKSISTTVLNRFGGTEGEWFQKLTARFCSHQSWALDQIKSRQKKEPRFNSFILEAESKPQCRRLQLKDIIPIEMQRLTKYPLLLENIAKSTENSTEKDRIQQSAECCRKILNHVNEEVKVMENLLTLKDYQRRLDTSGLKPSNELYTEYKNIDLTQKKMLYEGSVTWRVTKEKAIEVQCVLLGDLLVLLQRQDDKMVLKCQSKSNIAVQEGKQMLSPIIKLDSVFLREVATDRKAFYVIFTWDSGAQIYELVAQSIGERKIWTDVIKSAVDDLKKSGAPMRLTLPPGSGGPPFSPSTLTAPLSPTENGGLKSSDRDKDSKWTDDKSSDPRHRLIDFLSDKGFDLIGHSNSDQEKVANSALDEVMLLKRLLVGSISLSVDSQPDEENGEEQSERPSQEMDSCQSTEESQATDRGAEEESNNACEKEGVGTKGEEERNISAPLVLSQERMEEVCRRLRSLEEQLKRLQTVEEEHHKLQQALSKFSLEGGNFQ